TCAGCGTGCCGCTGAACGTGACTATTTCCAGTGCGCGCATCAGCAGTAACGGTAAGGTGCACTACGACGGGCGCAGCGCAGACCCCAAGCTCACCTACAAGGGCGATGCCGCGCTAGAGCAAGTACGCGTCCAGGATAAGCTCACCGGTGACGACTTCCTGCGCTGGCGCACGCTGAGCGGCAATCAGCTCGACGTGTCCTACGGCTACGGCGTGCCACGCATGCACGTGGGCAGTTTGGTGCTCAGCTCGTTCTACGCGCGCATGATCGTCAACTCGAACGGCACCCTGAACTTGTCCGAGGTCGTGGCCAACCCCGAGGCGGCTCCGGTCTCAGTGACGCGCGGCGAGAATGAGCAGCCCGTCGCCGGAGCAACGCCGGCCCCGGCAGCGCCAGCCCCCACGCCGCCGCCCGCGCCAGCAGCCGCCTCGAAAGCGAAATCAGAAGTCGCTACGGCAACACCGGCGCCGGCCTCTTCCGCGCCGGAAGCACCTGCGGCCGACATTCGCATCGGTGGCCTCACCCTGGTCAACGGTCAGCTCAACTACACCGACAACTTCATCAAGCCCAACTACACCGCGAATATGACCAAGGTGACCGGCAAGATCGGCGCCTTTGGCACCAAGCCGGGTGATCCGCCGGCCGATCTATCCGTGCAGGCAGCGCTGAACGATGACTCGCCCATCGACATCGACGGCACCGTCAACCCGCTGCAGCCCGTGGCCTTCCTCGACATCAAGGGCAAGGCGAACGAGGTGGAGCTGACCGGAATGAGCGCGTACTCCACCAAATACACCGGCTACCCCATCACCGCGGGCAAGCTGACGATGGACGTCCACTACATGCTGGACCAGCGCAAGCTCAACGCCGACAACCACATCTTCATCACTCAGCTGACCTTCGGTGATCGCGACGAAAGCCCTGGCGTCAAGCATCTCCCGGTGAAACTTGCCGTGGCGCTACTGAAGGACACGCAGGGCAACATCGACGTGAACGTGCCAGTCTCCGGCTCGCTGGACGACCCGCAATTCAGCATGGGCAGCCTGATCTGGCACGCCCTTGGCAACCTGATCGCCAAGGCGGCCACGGCCCCCTTCCGCCTGCTCGGCGCCGCGTTCGGTGGCGGCAACCACGAGGACCTGGGTTATGTGGAGTTCGATCCAGGCTCCGCCGTGCTCGATAAGAATGCGCAGGAGCGACTGGGCAAGATCGTCACCATGCTCACTCAGAAACCTGCTCTGAATCTGGACATCATCGGCCGCGTCGATCCGTCGAAGGATCAGGACGCACTGCGCAAGGTGACCGTGGACAACTTGGTCCGCCGCCAGAAGGTGCTCGACCAGGATGGCAAGAACGCCGATACCTCAGACGCCGCGCTCGCCGCAGTCAACGTGACGCCAGACGAGTACGAGAAATACCTCAAGCGCGCGTACAAGGACGACGACTTCAAAGGCAAGCCGAAGA
This genomic window from Dyella terrae contains:
- a CDS encoding DUF748 domain-containing protein, translating into MQPLQSRYALGVLALDQAQLYYTSAADGHSNFDTLTAPPAQPAADTKAQPTDLRIASITLANSAIHYANATGKIDLGNMHGGIQGLSMLPAPPAKLDVAAQFFGGELSMKGTVDLAKDKLVAALGTKQVDLAPLQAATYQGLAARLTSGKLDATGQLQVDWGKPFNVHLSDAHTTVTDFAMEPQFKGHGSPVAWKTLESEIKQIDLASQQAQLGTVKANGLALDVQRNSNKYISLVDLFAAKDAPKKKAADNSPPWHWSIEHLAFDNAAVVFTDLAAGGKPVKIKIDSLSGGMENLSDKLNEPREMKLAGNVDKGSFTASGKVQPLPTLADIQLDTKRLDISTFQPYISVPLNVTISSARISSNGKVHYDGRSADPKLTYKGDAALEQVRVQDKLTGDDFLRWRTLSGNQLDVSYGYGVPRMHVGSLVLSSFYARMIVNSNGTLNLSEVVANPEAAPVSVTRGENEQPVAGATPAPAAPAPTPPPAPAAASKAKSEVATATPAPASSAPEAPAADIRIGGLTLVNGQLNYTDNFIKPNYTANMTKVTGKIGAFGTKPGDPPADLSVQAALNDDSPIDIDGTVNPLQPVAFLDIKGKANEVELTGMSAYSTKYTGYPITAGKLTMDVHYMLDQRKLNADNHIFITQLTFGDRDESPGVKHLPVKLAVALLKDTQGNIDVNVPVSGSLDDPQFSMGSLIWHALGNLIAKAATAPFRLLGAAFGGGNHEDLGYVEFDPGSAVLDKNAQERLGKIVTMLTQKPALNLDIIGRVDPSKDQDALRKVTVDNLVRRQKVLDQDGKNADTSDAALAAVNVTPDEYEKYLKRAYKDDDFKGKPKNFIGLKKSLEPDDMRSLMETNISVDDAAMRDLAQRRATAVQAWLKGKLDDKRVSVKDPKLDTKDIDDKGRTTRVEFGLHQG